One part of the Anopheles coustani chromosome 2, idAnoCousDA_361_x.2, whole genome shotgun sequence genome encodes these proteins:
- the LOC131266825 gene encoding protein lingerer isoform X3 — translation MSTQTRSGGGGGGGRNKSKAKQHDNKENLAKDEGQQQSHQLPQQYPKGGSASNTAVTNNNASGSGDGGASTASGGGGGGKGGDYQKHKGSAGGKGTDNAGPRVVDAKEKQKESGGGGSTSAAGNSGEKSSTSGGAASGGASGGGANATHTAVKSKQPTAEQIRIAQITDIKSSMDDPKIQEKIQSLMEMTQRSEEEVCCALQECDSDLDRAVIFLLETLPVGAFATTSKKKKNKSQALAKDGADDGDWDMVGTSNSGGGSGVQLGGINVDLKEQQRRGGNRGGNQRSGGGGPGRGGRAGGYRDGGGDRDRDRDRNGYDKGGESYRNRAGGDGGRMRGGRDGGGGPGGPGRGNYGSRGGRGGGPRLGTRGPGSRDQNRGPRMMNNDHQEIDAWDPVATSSNANDLKPEESSAFTDTWGDWDNEEYTGSLSDTKVFTASTTSPATASVAATTQQQAGASAGGTQSAATNSSELAAPPGLEQQVLNPPQQKETELVQQYSTTVVSSTATAAVAAGAGPGGVSASTTAQYSDLHAGAPTIAPSSATAAQHLRQALDMAPLAASSSLSAEQTQYFSTLSSQNSNLQQPGVVVGAYQQQQPGQTQGGGAQMVSQQPVVGPGAPSQQPSQASSVQYATGYGGTTGAGDVVAAAPTSYAAAATQQPPVRRQRARVPPPSKIPSTAVEMPGDSMNNIGYLDVQFGGLDFGTDDTFDVVADKFNTSGGASDQQPSSSVVGQQQQQQSTVGSQAVQSVVQTPQVAASQQAQLPPGAGGVQSQQVSAPAIPQQQQQQPTQQQQVVPPGQPQQQQQPVVVQQQPDVSDYQSAAAKVGGPGGPNVAGGVVPNNLQQKPNLSGAPGLVAPSQILPGQGAAPDGLATQNDTLANSYSQRTNASVSSSVSAGVNSMSNAAAALDQLTKSADPYGQSAGTNASATGGYQNAPYSSGQSNKTGSYPPSGAPQGYNNMSYSNNQVTNAYPPSTNNYSSYNQGNVNTFQPPNSNVASNVVPNSNTGSSVGGQSNPNLPVNNNVNNSSSNSNAGGYLSSQYPVSQTSSAFPSQQSYQNSSQNVYGNTGLNSNTGVASSTVSNSSTNNANNNNVTSSSSLPNSSVVSTTTKSSSSSSAAGGGVVPNIPMVSPYIQATGMPGFYPQATALYSYEDLQLIQQRMPHVPNFYDLNYQTPTSLGAAGVRDGNLGSVAYSTMSDGRFTRTDNNSSPVSSVQSSLSQQTGSGGPMLNLPYAYFYGTNVMPASGFQYGTPAIYPQQLPTNAATSGGQFQKPAYNSGYGSATGYDTLGQSGQDYNKNAYQASIVGQQQSKGQTVANPQSGTGSGSDMAPSMYGKNHVAINKVNYDKQSFQSGTPPPYNIAGTQTAGATSGQPYGQHLYIPTMATHHNMNMHQTMHQDSNSSGQRPQSNNQGKTANKQGYSPSTYWTGQN, via the exons ATGAGCACACAAACGCGTTCtggaggcggcggcggcggcggccgtaACAAGTCCAAAGCCAAACAGCACGATAATAAGGAAAACTTGGCCAAGGACGAGGGACAGCAACAGTCACACCAGTTGCCACAGCAGTACCCGAAGGGTGGCTCAGCCTCGAATACCGCGGtcaccaacaacaacgccaGTGGCAGCGGCGATGGTGGCGCCTCTACAGCgtccggtggtggcggcggcggcaaggGGGGCGATTACCAGAAACATAAGGGAAGCGCCGGCGGCAAAGGCACAGACAATGCCGGCCCGAGAGTGGTTGATGCGAAGGAGAAGCAGAAGGAGTCCGGCGGCGGTGGATCGACGTCGGCGGCCGGCAACAGCGGCGAGAAGTCGTCCACATCCGGTGGTGCAGCCTCTGGTGGCGCCAGCGGCGGAGGTGCGAACGCCACTCACACGGCGGTCAAGTCGAAGCAACCGACTGCCGAACAGATTCGCATTGCCCAGATCACAGACATCAAGAGCAGCATGGACGATCCGAAGATACAGGAGAAGATCCAGAGCCTGATGGAGATGACACAGCGGTCGGAGGAGGAGGTGTGCTGCGCGCTGCAGGAGTGCGACAGCGATTTGGACCGTGCGGTCATCTTTCTGCTCGAGACGCTACCGGTCGGTGCGTTCGCCACGACGtccaagaaaaagaagaataaatcTCAGGCGTTGGCGAAGGACGGTGCCGACGACGGCGACTGGGATATGGTCGGGACGAGCAACAGCGGTGGAGGCAGTGGCGTTCAGCTTGGTGGCATCAACGTCGACCTGAAGGAGCAGCAGCGCCGCGGTGGTAACCGGGGCGGCAACCAGCGTTCGGGAGGTGGCGGTCCAGGACGAGGTGGACGCGCCGGCGGCTACCGCGACGGTGGTGGCGATCGGGATCGCGACCGCGATCGCAACGGCTACGACAAGGGCGGCGAGAGCTACCGTAATCGCGCCGGCGGGGACGGCGGTCGGATGCGCGGTGGGCGAGATGGCGGCGGCGGTCCGGGAGGCCCCGGTCGTGGCAACTATGGGTCGCGCGGTGGTCGCGGAGGCGGCCCCCGGCTCGGCACCAGAGGGCCAGGATCGCGCGACCAGAATCGCGGCCCGCGGATGATGAACAACGATCATCAGGAGATCGACGCCTGGGATCCGGTCGCGACCTCGTCGAACGCCAACGATCTCAAACCGGAGGAGAGTTCGGCCTTCACCGACACCTGGGGCGACTGGGACAACGAGGAGTACACGGGCTCGCTGTCGGATACCAAAGTTTTTACGGCTAGCACCACGTCACCGGCGACGGCATCCGTTGCCGCCACAACGCAGCAGCAGGCAGGAGCATCAGCAGGAGGAACCCAGTCGGCTGCGACCA ATTCCTCGGAGCTGGCGGCCCCACCGGGTCTGGAGCAGCAGGTATTGAATCCGCCGCAGCAGAAGGAAACGGAGCTGGTGCAGCAGTACAGCACGACCGTGGTGTCCAGCACGGCCACGGCTGCGGTTGCTGCCGGCGCCGGCCCGGGTGGCGTTTCCGCCTCCACTACCGCTCAGTATTCGGATCTGCACGCGGGCGCACCGACGATCGCCCCGTCCAGCGCAACCGCTGCCCAGCACCTGCGCCAGGCGCTCGACATGGCCCCGCTGGCCGCGTCCTCGTCGCTGTCCGCCGAGCAAACTCAGTATTTCAGTACTCTTTCCTCTCAGAATTCCAATCTCCAGCAGCcgggcgtcgtcgtcggtgcgtaccagcagcagcagcctggCCAGACACAGGGCGGTGGTGCGCAGATGGTGTCCCAGCAGCCGGTCGTTGGTCCCGGCGCCCCATCGCAGCAGCCGTCGCAAGCCAGTTCCGTGCAATACGCCACCGGCTACGGTGGTACCACTGGCGCCGGCGACGTGGTCGCAGCGGCTCCGACGAGCTACGCGGCTGCCGCAACGCAGCAGCCACCGGTTCGGCGGCAGCGGGCCCGTGTGCCTCCACCTTCGAAAATCCCGTCCACGGCCGTGGAAATGCCGGGCGACAGCATGAACAACATCGGCTACCTGGACGTGCAGTTTGGCGGTCTCGATTTCGGCACCGACGACACGTTCGACGTGGTGGCGGACAAGTTTAACACCTCGGGTGGCGCTAGCGACCAGCAGCCTTCGTCTAGCGTCgttggccagcagcagcagcagcagtccaCGGTCGGCTCGCAGGCAGTCCAATCGGTCGTACAAACGCCGCAAGTCGCTGCGTCGCAGCAAGCGCAGCTGCCGCCCGGGGCTGGAGGAGTGCAATCGCAGCAGGTGAGCGCACCGGCCAttccccagcagcagcaacagcagccgacgcagcagcagcaggttgtACCGCCTGGCCAgccgcagcaacagcaacagccggTGGTGGTCCAGCAGCAGCCCGACGTAAGCGACTATCAGTCGGCGGCGGCGAAGGTCGGCGGACCCGGCGGCCCCAACGTGGCCGGTGGCGTTGTGCCGAACAACTTGCAGCAAAAGCCAAACCTCTCCGGTGCGCCTGGCCTGGTGGCGCCGTCTCAGATCCTGCCCGGCCAGGGAGCCGCTCCCGATGGGCTGGCCACTCAGAACGACACCCTGGCGAACAGCTACTCGCAGCGCACCAATGCGTCCGTGTCGTCGTCGGTTAGTGCTGGCGTGAATTCTATGAGTAACGCTGCAGCAG CACTGGATCAGTTGACGAAATCAGCGGATCCGTATGGGCAGTCGGCGGGCACGAATGCGTCCGCGACCGGTGGCTACCAGAACGCGCCATACTCGTCGGGTCAGAGCAACAAAACAGGCTCATATCCGCCGTCCGGTGCACCGCAAGGCTACAACAACATGAGCTACTCCAACAACCAG GTAACCAACGCGTACCCACCATCGACGAACAACTATAGCTCGTACAACCAGGGCAACGTGAACACGTTCCAGCCACCGAACAGCAATGTTGCCAGCAACGTTGTCCCGAACAGCAACACTGGCAGCTCGGTCGGCGGCCAGTCGAATCCGAACCTACCGGTAAACAACAACGTGAACAACAGCAG CTCGAACAGCAATGCTGGCGGCTATCTGTCCAGTCAGTATCCGGTTAGCCAGACGTCGTCTGCCTTCCCGTCGCAGCAGAGCTATCAAAATAGCTCCCAGAACGTGTACGGCAACACGGGACTGAACAGCAACACAGG CGTGGCATCCAGTACGGTTTCGAATAGCAGCACGAACAATGCGAACAATAACAACGTGACCAGCTCGAGCTCGCTGCCCAACAGCTCCGTGGTATCCACGACAA cgaagagcagcagcagcagcagcgccgcTGGCGGTGGCGTGGTCCCGAACATCCCGATGGTCAGCCCGTACATACAGGCCACCGGGATGCCGGGATTCTATCCGCAGGCAACAGCCCTCTACTCGTACGAAGATCTGCAGCTCATACAGCAGCGTATGCCGCACGTGCCTAACTTCTACGACCTCAACTACCAGACGCCCACGAGTCTCGGTGCGGCCGGTGTGCGCGACGGCAATCTCGGTTCCGTCGCCTACTCGACCATGTCCGACGGTCGGTTCACGCGAACCGACAACAACTCGTCGCCTGTCAGTAGCGTCCAGAGTTCCTTGTCCCAGCAAACAGGGTCTGGTGGTCCGATGCTGAATCTGCCGTACGCTTACTTTTACGGCACCAACGTGATGCCGGCCAGCGGCTTCCAGTATGGCACACCAGCGATCTATCCT CAGCAACTGCCGACGAATGCTGCAACTTCCGGTGGCCAGTTCCAGAAACCGGCGTACAACAGCGGATACGGTTCGGCCACGGGCTACGATACGCTGGGACAGTCGGGACAGGACTACAACAAGAATGCGTACCAGGCGTCGATCGTCGGGCAGCAGCAGTCCAAGGGTCAAACGGTGGCCAATCCGCAGTCCGGCACTGGCAGTGGCTCCGACATGGCCCCGTCAATGTATGGCAAGAACCATGTCGCAATTAACAAAGTCAAT TATGACAAACAATCGTTCCAATCGGGAACTCCGCCACCGTACAACATCGCCGGAACGCAGACGGCCGGTGCTACGTCGGGCCAACCGTACGGTCAGCATCTCTACATACCAACGATGGCAACGCATCACAACATGAACATGCATCAAACTATGCATCAG GATTCCAACAGCAGCGGTCAAAGACCGCAATCCAACAACCAGGGAAAGACTGCAAATAAGCAAGGCTATTCTCCGTCTACTTACTGGACCGGACAAAACTAG
- the LOC131266825 gene encoding protein lingerer isoform X2: protein MSTQTRSGGGGGGGRNKSKAKQHDNKENLAKDEGQQQSHQLPQQYPKGGSASNTAVTNNNASGSGDGGASTASGGGGGGKGGDYQKHKGSAGGKGTDNAGPRVVDAKEKQKESGGGGSTSAAGNSGEKSSTSGGAASGGASGGGANATHTAVKSKQPTAEQIRIAQITDIKSSMDDPKIQEKIQSLMEMTQRSEEEVCCALQECDSDLDRAVIFLLETLPVGAFATTSKKKKNKSQALAKDGADDGDWDMVGTSNSGGGSGVQLGGINVDLKEQQRRGGNRGGNQRSGGGGPGRGGRAGGYRDGGGDRDRDRDRNGYDKGGESYRNRAGGDGGRMRGGRDGGGGPGGPGRGNYGSRGGRGGGPRLGTRGPGSRDQNRGPRMMNNDHQEIDAWDPVATSSNANDLKPEESSAFTDTWGDWDNEEYTGSLSDTKVFTASTTSPATASVAATTQQQAGASAGGTQSAATNSSELAAPPGLEQQVLNPPQQKETELVQQYSTTVVSSTATAAVAAGAGPGGVSASTTAQYSDLHAGAPTIAPSSATAAQHLRQALDMAPLAASSSLSAEQTQYFSTLSSQNSNLQQPGVVVGAYQQQQPGQTQGGGAQMVSQQPVVGPGAPSQQPSQASSVQYATGYGGTTGAGDVVAAAPTSYAAAATQQPPVRRQRARVPPPSKIPSTAVEMPGDSMNNIGYLDVQFGGLDFGTDDTFDVVADKFNTSGGASDQQPSSSVVGQQQQQQSTVGSQAVQSVVQTPQVAASQQAQLPPGAGGVQSQQVSAPAIPQQQQQQPTQQQQVVPPGQPQQQQQPVVVQQQPDVSDYQSAAAKVGGPGGPNVAGGVVPNNLQQKPNLSGAPGLVAPSQILPGQGAAPDGLATQNDTLANSYSQRTNASVSSSVSAGVNSMSNAAAALDQLTKSADPYGQSAGTNASATGGYQNAPYSSGQSNKTGSYPPSGAPQGYNNMSYSNNQVTNAYPPSTNNYSSYNQGNVNTFQPPNSNVASNVVPNSNTGSSVGGQSNPNLPVNNNVNNSSSNSNAGGYLSSQYPVSQTSSAFPSQQSYQNSSQNVYGNTGLNSNTGYSGSTNTSSGQYGSNFSTSKLKDAPVVSTPFESVASSTVSNSSTNNANNNNVTSSSSLPNSSVVSTTTKSSSSSSAAGGGVVPNIPMVSPYIQATGMPGFYPQATALYSYEDLQLIQQRMPHVPNFYDLNYQTPTSLGAAGVRDGNLGSVAYSTMSDGRFTRTDNNSSPVSSVQSSLSQQTGSGGPMLNLPYAYFYGTNVMPASGFQYGTPAIYPQQLPTNAATSGGQFQKPAYNSGYGSATGYDTLGQSGQDYNKNAYQASIVGQQQSKGQTVANPQSGTGSGSDMAPSMYGKNHVAINKVNYDKQSFQSGTPPPYNIAGTQTAGATSGQPYGQHLYIPTMATHHNMNMHQTMHQDSNSSGQRPQSNNQGKTANKQGYSPSTYWTGQN, encoded by the exons ATGAGCACACAAACGCGTTCtggaggcggcggcggcggcggccgtaACAAGTCCAAAGCCAAACAGCACGATAATAAGGAAAACTTGGCCAAGGACGAGGGACAGCAACAGTCACACCAGTTGCCACAGCAGTACCCGAAGGGTGGCTCAGCCTCGAATACCGCGGtcaccaacaacaacgccaGTGGCAGCGGCGATGGTGGCGCCTCTACAGCgtccggtggtggcggcggcggcaaggGGGGCGATTACCAGAAACATAAGGGAAGCGCCGGCGGCAAAGGCACAGACAATGCCGGCCCGAGAGTGGTTGATGCGAAGGAGAAGCAGAAGGAGTCCGGCGGCGGTGGATCGACGTCGGCGGCCGGCAACAGCGGCGAGAAGTCGTCCACATCCGGTGGTGCAGCCTCTGGTGGCGCCAGCGGCGGAGGTGCGAACGCCACTCACACGGCGGTCAAGTCGAAGCAACCGACTGCCGAACAGATTCGCATTGCCCAGATCACAGACATCAAGAGCAGCATGGACGATCCGAAGATACAGGAGAAGATCCAGAGCCTGATGGAGATGACACAGCGGTCGGAGGAGGAGGTGTGCTGCGCGCTGCAGGAGTGCGACAGCGATTTGGACCGTGCGGTCATCTTTCTGCTCGAGACGCTACCGGTCGGTGCGTTCGCCACGACGtccaagaaaaagaagaataaatcTCAGGCGTTGGCGAAGGACGGTGCCGACGACGGCGACTGGGATATGGTCGGGACGAGCAACAGCGGTGGAGGCAGTGGCGTTCAGCTTGGTGGCATCAACGTCGACCTGAAGGAGCAGCAGCGCCGCGGTGGTAACCGGGGCGGCAACCAGCGTTCGGGAGGTGGCGGTCCAGGACGAGGTGGACGCGCCGGCGGCTACCGCGACGGTGGTGGCGATCGGGATCGCGACCGCGATCGCAACGGCTACGACAAGGGCGGCGAGAGCTACCGTAATCGCGCCGGCGGGGACGGCGGTCGGATGCGCGGTGGGCGAGATGGCGGCGGCGGTCCGGGAGGCCCCGGTCGTGGCAACTATGGGTCGCGCGGTGGTCGCGGAGGCGGCCCCCGGCTCGGCACCAGAGGGCCAGGATCGCGCGACCAGAATCGCGGCCCGCGGATGATGAACAACGATCATCAGGAGATCGACGCCTGGGATCCGGTCGCGACCTCGTCGAACGCCAACGATCTCAAACCGGAGGAGAGTTCGGCCTTCACCGACACCTGGGGCGACTGGGACAACGAGGAGTACACGGGCTCGCTGTCGGATACCAAAGTTTTTACGGCTAGCACCACGTCACCGGCGACGGCATCCGTTGCCGCCACAACGCAGCAGCAGGCAGGAGCATCAGCAGGAGGAACCCAGTCGGCTGCGACCA ATTCCTCGGAGCTGGCGGCCCCACCGGGTCTGGAGCAGCAGGTATTGAATCCGCCGCAGCAGAAGGAAACGGAGCTGGTGCAGCAGTACAGCACGACCGTGGTGTCCAGCACGGCCACGGCTGCGGTTGCTGCCGGCGCCGGCCCGGGTGGCGTTTCCGCCTCCACTACCGCTCAGTATTCGGATCTGCACGCGGGCGCACCGACGATCGCCCCGTCCAGCGCAACCGCTGCCCAGCACCTGCGCCAGGCGCTCGACATGGCCCCGCTGGCCGCGTCCTCGTCGCTGTCCGCCGAGCAAACTCAGTATTTCAGTACTCTTTCCTCTCAGAATTCCAATCTCCAGCAGCcgggcgtcgtcgtcggtgcgtaccagcagcagcagcctggCCAGACACAGGGCGGTGGTGCGCAGATGGTGTCCCAGCAGCCGGTCGTTGGTCCCGGCGCCCCATCGCAGCAGCCGTCGCAAGCCAGTTCCGTGCAATACGCCACCGGCTACGGTGGTACCACTGGCGCCGGCGACGTGGTCGCAGCGGCTCCGACGAGCTACGCGGCTGCCGCAACGCAGCAGCCACCGGTTCGGCGGCAGCGGGCCCGTGTGCCTCCACCTTCGAAAATCCCGTCCACGGCCGTGGAAATGCCGGGCGACAGCATGAACAACATCGGCTACCTGGACGTGCAGTTTGGCGGTCTCGATTTCGGCACCGACGACACGTTCGACGTGGTGGCGGACAAGTTTAACACCTCGGGTGGCGCTAGCGACCAGCAGCCTTCGTCTAGCGTCgttggccagcagcagcagcagcagtccaCGGTCGGCTCGCAGGCAGTCCAATCGGTCGTACAAACGCCGCAAGTCGCTGCGTCGCAGCAAGCGCAGCTGCCGCCCGGGGCTGGAGGAGTGCAATCGCAGCAGGTGAGCGCACCGGCCAttccccagcagcagcaacagcagccgacgcagcagcagcaggttgtACCGCCTGGCCAgccgcagcaacagcaacagccggTGGTGGTCCAGCAGCAGCCCGACGTAAGCGACTATCAGTCGGCGGCGGCGAAGGTCGGCGGACCCGGCGGCCCCAACGTGGCCGGTGGCGTTGTGCCGAACAACTTGCAGCAAAAGCCAAACCTCTCCGGTGCGCCTGGCCTGGTGGCGCCGTCTCAGATCCTGCCCGGCCAGGGAGCCGCTCCCGATGGGCTGGCCACTCAGAACGACACCCTGGCGAACAGCTACTCGCAGCGCACCAATGCGTCCGTGTCGTCGTCGGTTAGTGCTGGCGTGAATTCTATGAGTAACGCTGCAGCAG CACTGGATCAGTTGACGAAATCAGCGGATCCGTATGGGCAGTCGGCGGGCACGAATGCGTCCGCGACCGGTGGCTACCAGAACGCGCCATACTCGTCGGGTCAGAGCAACAAAACAGGCTCATATCCGCCGTCCGGTGCACCGCAAGGCTACAACAACATGAGCTACTCCAACAACCAG GTAACCAACGCGTACCCACCATCGACGAACAACTATAGCTCGTACAACCAGGGCAACGTGAACACGTTCCAGCCACCGAACAGCAATGTTGCCAGCAACGTTGTCCCGAACAGCAACACTGGCAGCTCGGTCGGCGGCCAGTCGAATCCGAACCTACCGGTAAACAACAACGTGAACAACAGCAG CTCGAACAGCAATGCTGGCGGCTATCTGTCCAGTCAGTATCCGGTTAGCCAGACGTCGTCTGCCTTCCCGTCGCAGCAGAGCTATCAAAATAGCTCCCAGAACGTGTACGGCAACACGGGACTGAACAGCAACACAGG GTATTCTGGAAGCACAAACACTTCATCCGGCCAGTATGGTAGTAATTTTAGTACGTCGAAACTAAAGGATGCACCGGTGGTTTCAACGCCCTTCGAAAG CGTGGCATCCAGTACGGTTTCGAATAGCAGCACGAACAATGCGAACAATAACAACGTGACCAGCTCGAGCTCGCTGCCCAACAGCTCCGTGGTATCCACGACAA cgaagagcagcagcagcagcagcgccgcTGGCGGTGGCGTGGTCCCGAACATCCCGATGGTCAGCCCGTACATACAGGCCACCGGGATGCCGGGATTCTATCCGCAGGCAACAGCCCTCTACTCGTACGAAGATCTGCAGCTCATACAGCAGCGTATGCCGCACGTGCCTAACTTCTACGACCTCAACTACCAGACGCCCACGAGTCTCGGTGCGGCCGGTGTGCGCGACGGCAATCTCGGTTCCGTCGCCTACTCGACCATGTCCGACGGTCGGTTCACGCGAACCGACAACAACTCGTCGCCTGTCAGTAGCGTCCAGAGTTCCTTGTCCCAGCAAACAGGGTCTGGTGGTCCGATGCTGAATCTGCCGTACGCTTACTTTTACGGCACCAACGTGATGCCGGCCAGCGGCTTCCAGTATGGCACACCAGCGATCTATCCT CAGCAACTGCCGACGAATGCTGCAACTTCCGGTGGCCAGTTCCAGAAACCGGCGTACAACAGCGGATACGGTTCGGCCACGGGCTACGATACGCTGGGACAGTCGGGACAGGACTACAACAAGAATGCGTACCAGGCGTCGATCGTCGGGCAGCAGCAGTCCAAGGGTCAAACGGTGGCCAATCCGCAGTCCGGCACTGGCAGTGGCTCCGACATGGCCCCGTCAATGTATGGCAAGAACCATGTCGCAATTAACAAAGTCAAT TATGACAAACAATCGTTCCAATCGGGAACTCCGCCACCGTACAACATCGCCGGAACGCAGACGGCCGGTGCTACGTCGGGCCAACCGTACGGTCAGCATCTCTACATACCAACGATGGCAACGCATCACAACATGAACATGCATCAAACTATGCATCAG GATTCCAACAGCAGCGGTCAAAGACCGCAATCCAACAACCAGGGAAAGACTGCAAATAAGCAAGGCTATTCTCCGTCTACTTACTGGACCGGACAAAACTAG